The Streptomyces sp. ALI-76-A nucleotide sequence TGGTCACCGACTACTCGTCGATCATGTTCGACTACGCCAACCTGGACCGCCCGATCGTCGTCCACGCCGACGACTGGGAGATCTACCGGGAGACCAGGGGCGTCTACTTCGACCTGCTGGCCGAGCCTCCGGGCCAGGTCTCCCGCACCCAGGAGGACCTGACGGAGATCCTCACCACGGGCGCCTGGCGCGACGCGGGCGCGGCCAAGGCCCGGTCCGCGTTCCGGCGCCGCTTCTGCGAGTACGACGACGGCCGCGCCGCCGAACGGGTCGTCCGCCGGGTCTTCCTCGGCGAGCCCGAGGAGCGGCTGCCGCCGGTGATCCCGGTCGAGGACCGGACGCCGGCGCCGAGCCCCGAGGAGGCCCGCGCATGAGCACCCCCGACGTGACGGTCACGGTGATCGTCCACAACGACGCCGAACGCCTGCCCCGCGCGGTGGCCTCCGTCCGCCGCCAGACCCACCCCGGCATCGAGATCGTCATCAGCGACGACCACTCCACGGACGCCACCCCGGCCGTGGCGAGGGCGCTGGCGGCCCAGGACCCCCGCATCCGCCTGCTGCGCCTGCCGGAGAACAGCGGTGGGTGCAGCGCCCCGCGCAACCGCGCCCTGGAGATCTCCCGGGCGCCGTACCTGATGTTCCTGGACAGCGACGACGAACTCCCGGACAACGCGGTCGAGTCGCTGCTGGCCGCGCACCGCGAACGCGAGATCGACTTCGCCATGGGGGCCGTGCGGCGGATCCGCGAGGACACCGGCCGCCGCTCCACCTGGATGCCGCACCTGGTGTCCGAGCGCCGCACCCTCGACGGCATCGAGGCCGACCCCCGCCTTCTCTTCGAACACCTGGCGACGAGCAAGATGTACGCCCGCGCCTTCCTGGACCGCCACACCCTGCGCTTCCCCGAGGGCATCCACTACGAGGACCAGCTGTTCACGGCCCAGGCCTACTGCCTGGCGAAGTCGTTCACGATCATCCCGGACCCGGTCTACCTCTGGCACGTGGCCCCGCGGACGGACCCGGCCTCGGCGTCGATATCCAACCAGCGCCACAAACTCAGCAACGTCCGCGACCGGGTCCACGTCCAGCGCCTGATCGACGACTTCCTGGCCGCCGCCGGCCACGAGTCGCTGCGCGAGGACAAGGACTACAAGTTCCTCAAGCACGACTTCCGCATCCACGCCGGCGACCTGCCGTACCGGGACGAGACGTGGCTGGCCTCCTTCGCGGACCTGATGAACCCGTACCTGGAGACGCTCGCACCGAGCGCGTACACCCGCCTCCCGCGCACCGAACGCGTGGTCCTCCAGCTGGTCCGCGACCGCCGCTTCGCCGAGGCCCAGCTGGCCGCCCGGGGCCTGGGCCACGCGGTCGCCCCGAGACAGGTCACCACGGACGAGCAGGGCCGCGCGTACTGGGGCGACCGCGTCCCCACGTCCTCCCCCGCCCGCCGCGAACTCGACGTCACCGACCTGGACCTGGACACGCGCCCCTTTCCCAGCGCCCTGTTCCGCCACGAGATCACGAACCTCACGCAGGGCCCGGGCGCCTCGGTCGACCTGGTCGTCCGCACCTACGACCCCGGCCTGCGCCTCCCCGTCGGCCCCCACCACGCCGACCTCCTCCTGTCTCCCGGCCGCCGCCGTCTGACGGTCCCCTTCCGCCTCACCCCGGTCCGCCCCGGCGTCTACGAGGCCCATGTCCACCTGGACCTGGCGGCGGCCCCCCTCCCCCGTCACGGCTTCGAGGGCACCCGCCACCCCGTGGTCCGCCTCCACCACCGCTCCCAGACCAACACGGCCGTTCTCCTGGCCCCCCTGTCCTTCCCGTCGTGCACCGCCCAGGTCCCCCACCACCGCCTCACCCTCGAACCGGAGGGCCGCACCCCGGGCCGCCTCCAACTCCACTGGCACCCCACAGGCCCCACAGCGAAACTCCTCCACCCCACAGCCCGAAAACTCGCCCGCCCACGGGTACGGCGGGCGGTGCGGTTCCTGAGGAGCGTGTGGAGGTAACCGCACTCCACAGCGCCACCCCGACACCCCCAGCCCGCCCGACGCTTGACCTCACAGCGCCGGTCCCCGACACCCCCAGCCCGCCCGACGCTTGACCTCACGACGCCGGTCCCGGCACCCCCAGCCCGCCCGGCGCTTGACCTCACAGCGCCGGTCCCGGCACCCCCAGCCCGCCAGACGCTTGGCCTCACGACGCCGATCACCGGAACTTCCAGCCCGTCCGGCGCTTGAGGACGAGGCCGTCCAGGCCGAAGCGGGGGCCCGGGGGCGGCAGCCCCCCGCCGGGGCCGAAGGGGCGGAGCCCCTGGGGACGGGACGGGTAGGGGCGGCGGGGGCGAGAAAACCCCCTACGGCACCACCGCGTACAGCACCTGCCCACCCGGCCCCCGAGCCACCACCCGCAACCCCGCGCCCCTCCACACGCCCGCCCCCGCCCCCACCCCCCGGTCCACCACCCACCGCACTCCATACCCCCGCACGATCTCCCGCCGCTCCCCCACCGACGTCCCCACGTCGAAGTACCTCCGCACAGCCACTTCCCGCCGCCCCTCGTCCGGCAGGAAGAAGTCGGGATACCCCGGCGCCACCGTGTACGCCCCGTACGCCGGAATCTGCCGGGCCGCCCCCGTCCGGGCCATCACCACATCCCCGTACCTCACCCACGGAGTGATCCAGTGGTACCCGACCCACGGCTCCCGGTACCTGGCCTCGACCACCCCCGGCAGCGCCCCCCGCCCGACGACATACCCCACCGTCCCCACCTGCGCCCAGGCCCCCACGCCCAACGCCCCCGCGAGCACACACCCCCACCCCACCCGCCACCACCGCTCCCGGCGCACCCCCCGCGCCCGCACCTCCGTCGTCCTCCCCACGCCCACGACGCCCACCGCGCCCACCGCGCCCACCGCCCCGACCGCCCCGACCGCCTCCACCGCCGCAGCCACCTGCGCCGGAATCACCACCCCCGGCAGCACCCGCCCCCACGACCAGTGCCCGGTCACCCCACCCGCCACGAACACGGCCACCGCCGACACGAAGAACAGCACCAGCGGATCCCACCGGTCCCGCCACCACCGCAGCCCCAGCGCCACCACCCCGACCAGCACCAGCCCGAACCGCCCGGCCAGGTCCCGGTACAGCCCCCGGTGCACCGACTCCAGCTCACCCCCCGCCCCGAACAGCGCGAAGAAGTCGTAGTACGGCCACACCCACAGCACCACCATCCCGACCAGCAGCCCCGCCCCGAGCCGCCGCCACACCACCCCCGGCGGGCGCGCGGCGGCCACCACCGCCAGCGCGCCCAGCGAGGCCACGACCCCCGAGAACTGGTGGCACAGCAGGATCGCCGCCCACAGCACCCCGAGCCCGGCCCACACCCCCCACCCCCGGTTCGTCCGTCCCACCGCCCGCGCCAGCCACGCCCAGAGGTGGAACGCCAGCCCCAACGCGAACACACTCGGATACGACACCGTCAGCGCGAGCGAGTTCAGCCCCAGGAACCCGCTCCACGCGAACAGCTGAGGCCCCCACAGGAACAGCAGGCACACCAGCGCGAGCGCCGGCGCAGCCCGATGCGGGCTCAGCGTCCGGACGTACCGCCACACGCCCGTCACGAGCAGCCCCAGCCCGGCCACCGCCGCGATCCGCAGCACGACGAAGACCGAGGCTCCCGTCACCCGGGCGAGGCACCCGAGGACCACCATCCAGGGCGAGTAGTACGGGCTCGGCGTGTCCGCGTCGACGAGCGGGTTCCCGGGGCGGAGCAGGTCGTGCCGCAGCCGTTCGATCGTGGCCGCGTGCATCCCGAGGTCGCCGGCCCACGGCAGGCGCGCGATCACCAGGAGCAGGAACACCAGGAGAACCGCGACCGCCGCCGACGGCGCGGCCCTAAGCGCGACGCGCATCACGCCGGAGCAGCGGCGGCACGGGAGCGTCCGCCGGACACTCCTCGGAGGCATTCACAGTCACGTCCCAAGCCTCAGCCGGAAACGCCAAGTCCTCCACTCGACACTCGAAGCCCTCCATGGGCGCACCACGAAAGGGCGCCCCGGGCCGCAACGGCCCAGGGCGCCCCGACGGTCACCGAACCACTGCCTACGAATGCGCCCGCAACAGCGTCCGCATCGTCCGCATGGCCACGGACAGATTCGCCAGGTCGA carries:
- a CDS encoding glycosyltransferase family 2 protein, yielding MSTPDVTVTVIVHNDAERLPRAVASVRRQTHPGIEIVISDDHSTDATPAVARALAAQDPRIRLLRLPENSGGCSAPRNRALEISRAPYLMFLDSDDELPDNAVESLLAAHREREIDFAMGAVRRIREDTGRRSTWMPHLVSERRTLDGIEADPRLLFEHLATSKMYARAFLDRHTLRFPEGIHYEDQLFTAQAYCLAKSFTIIPDPVYLWHVAPRTDPASASISNQRHKLSNVRDRVHVQRLIDDFLAAAGHESLREDKDYKFLKHDFRIHAGDLPYRDETWLASFADLMNPYLETLAPSAYTRLPRTERVVLQLVRDRRFAEAQLAARGLGHAVAPRQVTTDEQGRAYWGDRVPTSSPARRELDVTDLDLDTRPFPSALFRHEITNLTQGPGASVDLVVRTYDPGLRLPVGPHHADLLLSPGRRRLTVPFRLTPVRPGVYEAHVHLDLAAAPLPRHGFEGTRHPVVRLHHRSQTNTAVLLAPLSFPSCTAQVPHHRLTLEPEGRTPGRLQLHWHPTGPTAKLLHPTARKLARPRVRRAVRFLRSVWR